The following are from one region of the Arcobacter defluvii genome:
- a CDS encoding ribonuclease HI: protein MKNIKLFTDSSVNPQEKIGFGSFLIIEDENLSFENLRKTIKTKKFENTSSTKLELQTLLWALDEIKNKNSLIEIYTDCQNIINLKDRREKLEKNEYKSSKDKLINNHELYKLFFEKSDKLDLVFIKVKGHKKNSLKDEIDTIFNLVDKASRNALRNQI from the coding sequence ATGAAAAATATAAAATTATTTACTGATTCAAGTGTAAATCCACAAGAAAAAATTGGTTTTGGAAGTTTTTTGATTATTGAAGATGAAAATTTATCTTTTGAAAATTTGAGAAAAACTATCAAAACAAAAAAATTTGAAAATACAAGTTCCACAAAACTTGAACTACAAACTCTACTTTGGGCTTTGGATGAAATAAAAAATAAAAACTCTTTAATAGAAATTTATACTGATTGTCAAAATATCATAAACTTAAAAGATAGAAGAGAAAAATTAGAAAAAAATGAGTACAAATCATCTAAAGATAAATTAATAAATAATCATGAATTATATAAGCTATTTTTTGAAAAATCTGATAAGTTAGATTTAGTTTTTATAAAAGTAAAAGGACATAAAAAAAATAGTTTAAAAGATGAAATTGATACTATTTTTAATCTTGTTGATAAAGCATCAAGAAATGCTTTGAGAAATCAAATATAA
- a CDS encoding lipid A deacylase LpxR family protein, whose product MKLFSKIIFTSSFLVLNLNAQVFSVFLENDVINGDDKHYTNGTYLSYLTNKDTNNSSKYNNSFFDLISKIPTFNNDTKYQTLGLTYSHYAFTPSDIDKKEKIIGDLPYAGVATLDFILFKWEEDFFHEYTITLGAVGPSTKTDSFQKSFHNTIGSTEPQGWDNQLKDDFLYNFSYSYGYRALKHEFSYGKMDLVNTIRANVGNYNRSLMAGTMIRYGNNFPNNFNSVGKFIGVNENKLLNLDSKTNKNLGWSLSYGLGYSYTDYFYVNNHDKSYELDELKDSLVQVISLDTYLDKFVLSFSFKTSKINLSKEYNQNENWGGINIAYLF is encoded by the coding sequence ATGAAATTATTTTCAAAAATTATTTTCACTTCATCTTTTCTAGTTTTAAATCTGAATGCACAAGTTTTTTCAGTTTTTTTGGAAAATGATGTAATAAATGGAGATGACAAACACTATACAAATGGAACTTATTTGAGTTATTTAACAAACAAAGATACAAATAATTCTTCTAAATATAATAATAGTTTTTTTGACTTAATCTCTAAAATTCCAACTTTCAATAATGATACAAAATATCAAACTTTAGGTTTGACTTATTCACATTATGCCTTTACACCAAGTGATATAGATAAAAAAGAAAAAATTATAGGTGATTTACCTTATGCAGGAGTTGCTACTCTTGATTTTATTTTATTCAAATGGGAAGAAGATTTTTTTCATGAATATACTATTACTTTAGGGGCTGTTGGACCTAGTACAAAAACTGACTCTTTTCAAAAATCTTTTCATAATACAATTGGTAGTACTGAACCACAAGGATGGGACAATCAATTAAAAGATGATTTTTTATATAACTTTTCCTACTCTTATGGTTATAGAGCATTGAAACATGAATTCTCTTATGGAAAAATGGATTTAGTAAATACAATTAGAGCAAATGTTGGAAATTATAATAGATCTTTAATGGCTGGGACAATGATTAGATATGGTAATAACTTTCCAAATAACTTTAATAGTGTAGGAAAATTTATAGGTGTAAATGAAAATAAACTTTTAAATCTTGACTCTAAAACAAATAAAAATTTAGGTTGGTCATTATCTTATGGTTTAGGTTACTCTTATACAGATTATTTTTATGTGAATAATCATGACAAATCTTATGAACTAGATGAATTAAAAGATAGCTTAGTTCAAGTTATTTCATTGGATACTTATCTTGATAAATTTGTTTTATCATTTAGCTTTAAAACTTCAAAAATTAATTTATCAAAAGAGTACAACCAAAATGAAAATTGGGGAGGAATAAATATAGCTTATCTATTTTAG
- a CDS encoding YqiA/YcfP family alpha/beta fold hydrolase, with translation MIIYIHGFASSGFGSKPQKFKEYFEEEIITISLPTIPNLAIDTLEQIIEFSLNKEEPVYLVGSSLGGFYALYLANKYDLKAVLINPAVNPWGTLHRYEGVEFVTNYYDNSRFEFTSNHIKSLKNYEVQFIKNPQNFITLLQEEDEVLDFSEAALKLEETDLIIEEGGSHSFDGIERYFRKINSFFYN, from the coding sequence ATGATAATATACATTCATGGATTTGCAAGTTCGGGCTTTGGTTCAAAACCACAAAAATTTAAAGAGTATTTTGAAGAAGAAATAATAACAATTTCTCTTCCTACTATTCCAAATTTAGCAATTGACACATTAGAACAAATAATAGAATTTTCTTTAAATAAAGAAGAGCCAGTTTATCTAGTAGGTTCTTCTCTTGGTGGATTTTATGCCCTTTATTTAGCAAATAAGTATGATTTGAAAGCTGTTTTAATAAATCCAGCAGTTAATCCTTGGGGAACTTTGCATAGATATGAAGGAGTGGAATTTGTTACAAATTATTATGATAATTCACGATTTGAATTCACATCAAATCATATAAAATCATTAAAAAATTATGAAGTACAATTTATAAAAAATCCTCAAAATTTTATCACTTTATTACAAGAAGAAGATGAGGTTTTAGATTTTAGTGAAGCAGCTTTAAAACTAGAAGAGACAGATTTGATAATAGAAGAGGGAGGAAGTCACTCTTTTGATGGAATAGAAAGATATTTTAGAAAAATAAATAGTTTTTTTTATAACTAA
- a CDS encoding autotransporter domain-containing protein gives MKSFRVIDTRFRILKGGKIGLNLSISLIGSALIFGNTSSYATDYFTDVQSTISDSTTTPSGGTNPITVEKAVNSGVLSSTRTENDTNPVVFKPTSWANSSYTDPSFAAAQTDPMYTLYPARYYLGSQSFSPLELNLTFTTGATSGSISKNSTTFYNTNIIPSSYITDAPGIPTQTLSSISSNSYTANLIFDGSNTVSGSTNIEDGNIKINGTVNFNGAVTAGSIDMDTTNTATFAGDVSLSSGTGNLNFSQDGDIILNSNFSGNITNTDSGDGNITTIGINNINGNIGNNLNFLNTLSIGNLTTISTTTVNGDIFVNSTILNNTTTNSSTLILSNDKNITSTITTSHDNKGILTLSGGTQTVTGQVGTDANKLKEINAGANSSNSTFSDDVYATNLDVEGTGTVNLDGNYKGTSIRYNADGTVVLADNKNINSSIVTNSTTPTGTLTLEGSSTVSGTVGTDANKLKEINAGANSSNSTFSDDVYATNLDVEGTGTVNLDGNYKGTSIRYNADGTVVLADNKNINSSIVTNSTTPTGTLTLEGSSTVSGTVGTDANKLKEINAGANGSNSTFSDDVYATNLDVEGTGTVNLDGNYKGTSIRYNADGTVVLADNKNINSSIINNSSTTPTGTLTLEGSSTVSGTVGTDANKLKEINAGANGSNSTFSDDVYATNLDVEGTGTVNLDGNYKGTSIRYNADGTVVLADNKNINSSIINNSSTTPTGTLTLEGSSTVSGTVGTDANKLKEINAGANGSNSTFSDDVYATNLDVEGTGTVNLDGNYKGTSIRYNADGTVVLADNKNINSSIINNSSTTPTGTLTLEGSSTVSGTVGTDANKLKEINAGANGSNSTFSDDVYATNLDVEGTGTVNLDGNYKGTSIRYNADGTVVLADNKNINSSIVTNSTTPTGTLTLEGSSTVSGTVGTDANKLKEINAGANSSNSTFSDDVYATNLDVEGTGTVNLDGNYKGTSIRYNADGTVVLADNKNINSSIVTNSTTPTGTLTLEGSSTVSGTVGTDANKLKEINANGITGKTVTFEKDVYAITTNINSLEIKFESDLTSNIVANMSDQGVVSFIGDNSGKSQIITGNIGSSGSFISTLNIGESGNSTNYSTTTINGNIYANSTVLNNNGTANSSTLVLADGSDITSTITTADANMGILTLEGSSIVSGTVGTDANKLKEINAGANSSNSTFSDDVYATNLDVEGTGTVNLDGNYKGTSIRYNADGTVVLADNKNINSSIVTNSTTPIGTLTLEGSSTVSGTVGTDANKLKEINAATDGETVTFEKDVYAITTNLGSGITNFNTISGNTTSNIVFSGVGKANLNGYLDGNINFAGNDAVVNIADGKGILGSVETLANNTGILNFSGDGVVDDLIGSALYGINELNINTNDEQDKDSNGTVTSNGLLARKEIFADIINLRNNATLTLADNANITNTGLNSLIISTDNANTGNLVFEGSSSVTGTVGSSSKNLESIVAGASGETVTFNNMVYASNLNYASDGTVILKGNNDTNNEGFIGNVDFNSNAGTLEIADNVNLTTGSSGIEFTNANDATLTFNGTSTVYGVLGGNTTGNSTFERIYAGANNEIVTFKNDVYVEESNDTTFHVSGNGVVNFEGDLYGDLIFDADGIVNVDDSKSIIVSSVPTSIRTKNDGKGTVNFEGTTTLYTDIGESSSKLNSVYFASNGTSADTYTQDLGYNIYSLDTTIGNNLNKTTVNIKDDIAFGGNLTLNDNSTLNVSNNDISIADKLNIGKDSTLNFKVYTTDLSAGQAVENGASGSITASSLTIDNSSKINIDYEGSWEGAGQYNLITTSNYLISNYYGTEDNGLVTDNSIIDSIVTVNGTNLTLYADRTSGGSFNPEDLYIVKSEIGKDYSNGASQSLAGYANEADRAGALADIVRNMEKYDGGTQLSAEKKQEMINTQRLLAPTANNSNMQTSITASNLAITTIRGRLSDIRTTEMNNFTPNIYKMGLSSGDYYSFDTSFWLKAMGGKATQDKVNEYDGFDTTTYGFVGGMDKITNDGTIFGAAVAYSTTKTNQDNLASDSSDTTSIQATLYSSLAFENAYVDSYLSYAKHKTDGTRTANSGKLTSTVDADQISAKVETGYSIPVNDGISVTPFASLEYSLLNQKGYTEKGTAYQNDALKVDSLKLNRGTVEVGAKLTSNIELEDTLIIPQLSASVYNSFGDNSADIKAQYIGGGKEFITPASELNKTMYNVGLGVETKISDSTSLIFDMDYDRSKDGKFQGYSGTVTFGISF, from the coding sequence ATGAAATCATTTAGAGTTATAGATACGAGATTTCGTATTTTAAAGGGTGGTAAAATAGGATTAAATCTATCTATTTCTTTAATAGGTAGTGCTTTGATTTTTGGTAATACAAGTAGTTATGCAACTGATTATTTTACTGATGTACAATCTACTATTTCTGATTCTACGACAACTCCATCAGGAGGAACAAATCCAATTACAGTAGAAAAAGCTGTAAATAGTGGAGTTTTATCTAGTACAAGAACAGAAAATGATACAAATCCAGTAGTTTTTAAACCTACTTCTTGGGCAAATAGTTCTTATACTGATCCATCATTTGCTGCTGCTCAGACAGATCCTATGTATACACTTTATCCTGCAAGATATTATTTAGGAAGCCAAAGCTTTTCTCCATTAGAATTAAATTTAACTTTTACAACTGGAGCTACTTCAGGAAGTATTTCAAAAAATAGTACAACTTTTTATAATACAAATATAATACCTTCTAGTTATATAACTGATGCTCCTGGTATTCCTACTCAAACTTTAAGTTCAATCTCATCAAATAGTTATACAGCAAATTTAATTTTTGATGGTTCAAATACCGTTTCAGGTTCAACAAATATTGAAGATGGAAACATAAAAATAAATGGAACAGTAAATTTTAATGGAGCAGTTACAGCAGGTTCTATTGATATGGATACTACAAATACAGCAACTTTTGCTGGAGATGTTTCTTTATCTTCAGGAACAGGAAATTTGAATTTTAGTCAAGATGGAGATATTATTTTAAATTCAAATTTTTCTGGAAATATTACTAATACTGATTCAGGTGATGGAAATATAACAACAATAGGAATAAATAATATTAATGGAAATATAGGAAATAATTTAAATTTTTTAAATACTTTAAGTATTGGTAATTTAACTACAATTTCAACAACAACTGTTAATGGAGATATATTTGTAAATAGTACAATTTTAAATAATACAACAACAAATAGTTCAACCTTGATACTTTCAAATGATAAAAATATAACTTCAACAATAACAACATCACATGATAATAAGGGGATTTTAACATTATCTGGTGGAACACAAACTGTAACAGGACAAGTAGGAACAGATGCAAATAAATTGAAAGAGATAAACGCAGGAGCGAATAGTTCAAACTCAACATTTAGTGATGATGTGTACGCAACAAACCTAGATGTAGAAGGAACAGGGACAGTAAATTTAGATGGGAATTATAAAGGGACGTCAATAAGATATAACGCAGATGGAACAGTAGTTTTAGCAGATAATAAAAATATAAACTCTTCAATAGTAACAAATAGTACAACTCCAACAGGAACATTAACTTTAGAAGGAAGTTCAACAGTAAGTGGAACAGTAGGAACAGATGCAAATAAATTGAAAGAGATAAACGCAGGAGCGAATAGTTCAAACTCAACATTTAGTGATGATGTGTACGCAACAAACCTAGATGTAGAAGGAACAGGGACAGTAAATTTAGATGGGAATTATAAAGGGACGTCAATAAGATATAACGCAGATGGAACAGTAGTTTTAGCAGATAATAAAAATATAAACTCTTCAATAGTAACAAATAGTACAACTCCAACAGGAACATTAACTTTAGAAGGAAGTTCAACAGTAAGTGGAACAGTAGGAACAGATGCAAATAAATTGAAAGAGATAAACGCAGGAGCGAATGGTTCAAACTCAACATTTAGTGATGATGTGTACGCAACAAACCTAGATGTAGAAGGAACAGGGACAGTAAATTTAGATGGGAATTATAAAGGGACGTCAATAAGATATAACGCAGATGGAACAGTAGTTTTAGCAGATAATAAAAATATAAACTCTTCAATAATAAATAATAGTAGTACAACTCCAACAGGAACATTAACTTTAGAAGGAAGTTCAACAGTAAGTGGAACAGTAGGAACAGATGCAAATAAATTGAAAGAGATAAACGCAGGAGCGAATGGTTCAAACTCAACATTTAGTGATGATGTGTACGCAACAAACCTAGATGTAGAAGGAACAGGGACAGTAAATTTAGATGGGAATTATAAAGGGACGTCAATAAGATATAACGCAGATGGAACAGTAGTTTTAGCAGATAATAAAAATATAAACTCTTCAATAATAAATAATAGTAGTACAACTCCAACAGGAACATTAACTTTAGAAGGAAGTTCAACAGTAAGTGGAACAGTAGGAACAGATGCAAATAAATTGAAAGAGATAAACGCAGGAGCGAATGGTTCAAACTCAACATTTAGTGATGATGTGTACGCAACAAACCTAGATGTAGAAGGAACAGGGACAGTAAATTTAGATGGGAATTATAAAGGGACGTCAATAAGATATAACGCAGATGGAACAGTAGTTTTAGCAGATAATAAAAATATAAACTCTTCAATAATAAATAATAGTAGTACAACTCCAACAGGAACATTAACTTTAGAAGGAAGTTCAACAGTAAGTGGAACAGTAGGAACAGATGCAAATAAATTGAAAGAGATAAACGCAGGAGCGAATGGTTCAAACTCAACATTTAGTGATGATGTGTACGCAACAAACCTAGATGTAGAAGGAACAGGGACAGTAAATTTAGATGGGAATTATAAAGGGACGTCAATAAGATATAACGCAGATGGAACAGTAGTTTTAGCAGATAATAAAAATATAAACTCTTCAATAGTAACAAATAGTACAACTCCAACAGGAACATTAACTTTAGAAGGAAGTTCAACAGTAAGTGGAACAGTAGGAACAGATGCAAATAAATTGAAAGAGATAAACGCAGGAGCGAATAGTTCAAACTCAACATTTAGTGATGATGTGTACGCAACAAACCTAGATGTAGAAGGAACAGGGACAGTAAATTTAGATGGGAATTATAAAGGGACGTCAATAAGATATAACGCAGATGGAACAGTAGTTTTAGCAGATAATAAAAATATAAACTCTTCAATAGTAACAAATAGTACAACTCCAACAGGAACATTAACTTTAGAAGGAAGTTCAACAGTAAGTGGAACAGTAGGAACAGATGCAAATAAATTGAAAGAGATAAACGCTAATGGAATTACTGGAAAAACTGTAACATTTGAAAAAGATGTATATGCAATAACTACAAATATTAATTCTTTAGAAATAAAATTTGAATCGGATTTAACAAGTAATATAGTTGCAAATATGAGTGATCAAGGAGTGGTAAGTTTTATAGGTGATAATAGCGGAAAATCACAAATTATTACTGGAAATATAGGAAGTTCTGGATCATTTATTTCAACTTTAAATATTGGAGAAAGTGGAAATTCAACAAACTATTCAACTACAACAATAAATGGAAATATATACGCAAACAGTACAGTTTTAAATAATAATGGAACAGCAAATAGCTCAACATTAGTTTTAGCTGATGGAAGTGATATTACATCGACAATTACAACAGCAGATGCAAATATGGGAATACTTACTTTAGAAGGAAGTTCAATAGTAAGTGGAACAGTAGGAACAGATGCGAATAAATTAAAAGAGATAAATGCAGGAGCGAATAGTTCAAACTCAACATTCAGTGATGATGTGTACGCAACAAACCTAGATGTAGAAGGAACAGGGACAGTAAATTTAGATGGGAATTATAAAGGGACGTCAATAAGATATAACGCAGATGGAACAGTAGTTTTAGCAGATAATAAAAATATAAACTCTTCAATAGTAACAAATAGTACAACTCCAATAGGAACATTAACTTTAGAAGGAAGTTCAACAGTAAGTGGAACAGTAGGAACAGATGCGAATAAATTGAAAGAGATAAATGCAGCAACAGATGGGGAAACTGTAACATTTGAAAAAGATGTATATGCAATAACTACAAATCTTGGTTCAGGAATTACTAACTTTAATACAATTTCTGGAAATACAACTTCAAATATAGTATTTTCAGGAGTTGGAAAAGCAAATTTAAATGGATATTTAGATGGAAATATAAACTTTGCTGGAAATGATGCAGTTGTAAATATTGCTGATGGAAAAGGAATTTTAGGTTCAGTTGAAACATTAGCAAATAATACAGGAATTTTAAATTTTAGTGGAGATGGTGTTGTTGATGATCTTATTGGAAGCGCACTTTATGGTATTAATGAGTTAAATATTAATACAAATGATGAACAAGATAAAGATAGTAATGGAACAGTAACTTCAAATGGATTATTAGCAAGAAAAGAAATTTTTGCAGATATTATAAATTTAAGAAATAATGCAACTTTAACATTAGCAGATAATGCAAATATTACAAATACAGGATTAAATAGTTTAATCATATCAACAGATAATGCAAATACTGGAAATTTAGTATTTGAAGGAAGTTCAAGTGTAACTGGAACTGTGGGAAGTAGTAGTAAAAATTTAGAAAGTATAGTTGCTGGAGCAAGTGGTGAAACTGTAACATTTAATAATATGGTTTATGCAAGTAATTTAAATTATGCTTCAGATGGAACAGTTATCTTAAAAGGTAATAATGATACAAATAATGAAGGTTTTATAGGAAATGTAGATTTTAATTCAAATGCTGGAACTTTAGAAATTGCAGATAATGTAAATCTTACAACAGGAAGTTCAGGAATAGAGTTTACAAATGCAAATGATGCAACTTTAACTTTTAATGGAACTTCAACTGTTTATGGTGTTTTAGGTGGAAATACAACTGGAAATTCAACTTTTGAAAGAATTTATGCAGGAGCAAATAACGAAATAGTTACTTTTAAAAATGATGTGTATGTTGAAGAAAGTAATGATACTACATTTCATGTGAGTGGTAATGGAGTTGTAAATTTTGAAGGTGATTTATATGGGGATTTAATCTTTGATGCAGATGGAATAGTAAATGTAGATGATTCAAAATCCATAATTGTTTCAAGTGTACCAACATCAATAAGAACAAAAAATGATGGAAAAGGAACAGTAAATTTTGAAGGAACAACGACTTTATACACTGATATAGGTGAATCTTCTTCTAAACTTAATAGCGTTTATTTTGCTTCAAATGGGACATCAGCTGATACTTATACACAAGACCTTGGATATAATATTTATTCTTTAGATACAACAATTGGGAATAATTTAAATAAAACAACTGTGAATATAAAAGATGATATAGCATTTGGTGGAAATTTAACTTTAAATGATAATTCAACATTAAATGTTAGTAATAATGATATTTCAATAGCTGATAAATTAAATATAGGTAAGGATTCAACTTTAAATTTTAAAGTTTATACAACAGATTTAAGTGCGGGACAAGCTGTAGAAAATGGTGCTTCTGGAAGTATTACAGCTTCTTCTTTAACAATAGATAATAGTTCAAAAATTAATATTGATTATGAAGGAAGTTGGGAAGGTGCAGGGCAATATAATCTTATTACAACATCAAATTATTTAATTTCAAACTATTATGGAACAGAAGATAATGGTTTGGTTACGGATAATAGTATTATAGATTCAATCGTTACAGTAAATGGAACAAATCTTACTTTATATGCGGATAGAACAAGTGGAGGCTCATTTAATCCAGAAGATTTATATATTGTAAAATCTGAAATAGGAAAAGATTATTCAAATGGTGCTTCACAATCACTTGCTGGATATGCAAATGAAGCTGATAGAGCAGGAGCTTTAGCAGATATTGTTAGAAATATGGAAAAATATGATGGTGGAACACAATTATCAGCAGAGAAAAAACAAGAGATGATAAATACTCAAAGATTACTCGCTCCAACGGCAAATAATTCAAATATGCAAACTTCTATAACTGCTTCAAATTTAGCAATAACAACAATAAGAGGAAGATTATCAGATATTAGAACAACAGAAATGAATAATTTCACTCCTAATATTTATAAAATGGGATTATCATCAGGAGATTATTATAGTTTTGATACATCATTTTGGTTAAAAGCAATGGGTGGAAAAGCAACTCAAGATAAAGTAAATGAATACGATGGTTTTGATACAACTACTTATGGTTTTGTTGGTGGTATGGACAAAATTACAAATGATGGAACAATTTTTGGTGCGGCTGTTGCTTATTCTACAACAAAAACAAATCAGGACAATCTTGCTTCTGATAGTTCAGATACAACTAGTATTCAAGCAACACTTTACTCTTCTTTAGCTTTTGAAAATGCTTATGTAGATAGTTATTTATCTTATGCAAAACATAAAACTGACGGTACAAGAACTGCAAATTCAGGAAAATTAACGTCAACAGTTGATGCTGATCAGATTTCAGCTAAAGTAGAAACAGGATATTCAATTCCTGTTAATGATGGAATTTCTGTAACGCCTTTTGCATCTTTAGAGTATAGTTTATTAAATCAAAAAGGTTATACAGAAAAAGGTACAGCTTATCAAAACGATGCTTTAAAAGTTGATAGTCTAAAATTAAATAGAGGAACAGTTGAAGTTGGAGCAAAACTTACTTCAAATATAGAGTTAGAAGATACTTTGATTATTCCTCAGTTATCTGCAAGTGTATATAACTCATTTGGAGATAATAGCGCAGATATAAAAGCACAATATATAGGTGGAGGGAAAGAGTTTATTACACCAGCTAGTGAACTTAATAAAACTATGTATAACGTTGGATTAGGAGTAGAAACAAAAATATCTGATTCAACAAGTTTAATTTTTGATATGGATTATGATAGAAGTAAAGATGGTAAATTCCAAGGATATTCAGGAACAGTAACATTTGGTATTAGTTTCTAA